From Clostridia bacterium:
TAAATGTCACTGTCCCCTTTGCTTTTATTTTCTTCCTTTTCGATAGCTTCTTTAAACTCTTCAAAGATGCCTTTTTTCGTAAGCTCGTTCACAAACTTACCTTCTCCGATGACCGATTCAAAGCGTGTAAGGATTTCCTGTTCCTTCGCCTGCTTTTCATCCTCGGCTTTGCGGTCCGAAATCTGCTTTTCAAGCTCCTCGATTTTCTTGTTCAAGCCACCAGCATCAACCTTTTTAAGCTCTGTCACCTCGTCTTCAAGGCTTTTCAGCTTGCCGTTTGCCTCTGAAAGCTTTTTTTCGGATTCCTCGAGCTTTTTCTTTTCCGCATCGATTTCCTTACCGCGTTCGGCAAAAATCTTTTCTGCCGTTTCCTTGTCAAGGCCTAAGCCTTCCAGAAATTCCTTTGTGATTGCCATATACAATCCCCTTTCGTATTAAGATTTTTTTAAGTGGAGCTCTGCCCACTACGAAACTGACCCCTTTTAAGCCCGGTCCCGGCTGTTTTGGAATATAAAAAAGTACCTGTAATTTCTTACAAGTACTTAGTTATCGTATTTACTTTTAT
This genomic window contains:
- a CDS encoding phage scaffolding protein, which translates into the protein MAITKEFLEGLGLDKETAEKIFAERGKEIDAEKKKLEESEKKLSEANGKLKSLEDEVTELKKVDAGGLNKKIEELEKQISDRKAEDEKQAKEQEILTRFESVIGEGKFVNELTKKGIFEEFKEAIEKEENKSKGDSDIYSALTKDRDGIFASENPPIDIPGMGSGGEGVADENAARAVMGLPPIQK